The Daucus carota subsp. sativus chromosome 9, DH1 v3.0, whole genome shotgun sequence genome window below encodes:
- the LOC135149422 gene encoding zinc finger BED domain-containing protein RICESLEEPER 2-like, giving the protein MMFMECAKYERIETKRSLILDVDTRWNSTYQMLEVAEKYERAFDMYDTQDPRYKKHLKSGNVDGRPTSQDWDLTIFLHEKYAVHAILNEWTYGVDDQMVSIGWEMLAKFNKYWGDPTKMNNLLFIAVVFDRRHKLQFVVYMLKHMYGEEVGGMIRKSLKETLYKMFNEYKSKMSKNNEGDGAREKRRDDNIGQVHPSQLLRMQFEKDIGMISSDGSASDLEEYLSEKPKTFVDSDGFDILEWWKNNSARFLVLSQMARDVLAFPISTVASESAFSTGGRVLNDFRSSLTPKMFEALICAQDWMRHAVKAISVEVDPEEMKQLDEALEKMNVDASSTAVSTTGASQAT; this is encoded by the exons atgatgtttatggaatgTGCAAAATATGAGAGAATTGAGACTAAAAGATCTTTAATTCTTGACGTGGATACTAGATGGAATTCCACCTATCAAATGCTAGAAGTGGCGGAGAAATATGAAAGAGCATTTGATATGTATGATACACAAGATCCTAGGTATAAAAAACATCTCAAGTCGGGCAATGTTGATGGAAGGCCTACAAGTCAAGATTGG gacctaacaattttTTTGCATGAGAAATATGCCGTTCATGCCATCTTGAATGAATGGACATATGGTGTTGATGATCAAATGGTTAGTATTGGATGGGAGATGTTGGCGAAGTTTAACAAGTATTGGGGTGATCCAACCAAAATGAACAATCTTTTATTCATTGCGGTGGTATTTGATCGAAGGCACAAGTTACAATTTGTGGTGTATATGCTAAAGCACATGTATGGAGAAGAGGTAGGGGGAATGATTAGAAAGTCTTTGAAAGAAACATTGTATAAAATGTTTAATGAGTACAAATCTAAAATGTCTAAGAACAACGAAGGAGATGGGGCTAGAGAGAAAAGAAGAGATGACAACATTGGCCAAGTGCATCCATCTCAATTGTTGAGGATGCAATTTGAGAAAGATATTGGAATGATTTCAAGTGATGGGAGTGCATCGGATTTGGAAGAATATTTGAGTGAAAAACCAAAGACATTTGTGGATTCCGATGGGTTTGATATTTTAGAGTGGTGGAAAAACAATTCGGCAAGATTTCTCGTTTTATCTCAAATGGCTCGGGATGTTTTAGCTTTTCCAATATCCACGGTAGCTTCGGAATCGGCATTTAGCACGGGTGGTAGAGTTCTTAATGATTTTAGGAGTTCTCTAACACCTAAAATGTTTGAAGCACTTATATGTGCTCAAGATTGGATGAGACACGCCGTAAAAGCTATAAGTGTTGAAGTGGATCCCGAGGAAATGAAACAACTTGATGAAG cACTAGAGAAAATGAATGTTGATGCAAGTTCAACAGCGGTATCAACCACTGGAGCAAGTCAGGCAACTTAA